GGAAAGAGTATGTAATTGGAAATGAGCCCGGCCTTGTCTCCTGTAATGCTGGGGTAGGCATGCCATCAGCCGATGGCACCCACAAACTGACCATTCCCAGCATGCTTTAGCCTCTTTATAGGACGATTGCTAACCATATATTAGCTGTCCAGGTTGTTCCTCATATCACAGATGCGATGCAAGAATGGATCGAAAGAGTCGCCAAAATTCCGGTAGACGACTCCGGAGAGGAACCTGATGTCTGTATTAGTATGTTATTGGCCGCCAGAATTCACAATCCCAAGTAGAACTATGCTGACATATCGCCGCAGTCGAGCTGGTGAGTTTGCTTATCACACCCTCGCTATTTGTAGGATTCTCTTTGTGCTAAACTTATTACCTTCTAGGGTGGTACTGTCGGGTATGTGTCTTTCGCTGTCTTCACCCGACTTGAAACAGGTTTCGCACCAACTGCTGGGATTTTATGCCGCTGACACACTACTAGAGACATTGAATCTGCCCCCTTCATTGAGGCCTTGGTGCAACTTAGACACAGACTCGGTCGAGAAAATTTCTTCAGCATCGCAGTGTCATATGTACCCATTATCAACGGGGAGGAGAAGACCAAGCCAACACAACACGCTATCAAACAAATGCGAATGGCTGGGTTGATTCCCGACATGGTAAGctagaaagaaaaagaaaaacccGAGTTGCGCCTTGCAGCTGCCTAACTAGTTCTAGGTTGCTTGTCGTTGCGAACGGGAACTTGACGACGGGACAATCCAGAAAATCGCTCGAAGCTGTCAAGTCGAATACGAGCAAGTCATTGGCGTTAGAGACATGGAGACCATCTACCAGGTTCCTCTACTTCTTGAGCAAGAAGGTCTGTTGAAACAGCTGCGAAAGGGTTTGGCTCTCGACAACACTACTTTGCCACCAGCCAGAGTCCAGAAGGGGCAAGCCCTgtgggacatctggaccaaAACCGTCAGCCCCAAGCATCATCTCCAGCCCGTTAATATCGCCCTGGTTGGAAAGTATGTGACTCTCGATGACGCATATCTCAGCGTGCATAAGGCGCTTGAACACTCAGCTATGCGATGCGGTCGTAAGCTGAACCTGGTTTCGGTGGATTCCGAGCACCTCGAGCACGACATGCAGCAGAAGGACCCCACCAAGTACCACAACGCTTGGAAGGCTCTTTGCGAAGCTGAAGGAATTATAGTCCCTGGTAAGTTGTACGAATCGCGAGGTGCCTATACCAAACTAACAGTGGTTCAGGCGGTTTCGGCTCTAGGGGAGTGGAAGGCATGATTGAAACCACAAAGTGGGCTCGAGAACGCAAAGTTCCGTTCCTTGGAATCTGCCTCGGTTTACAGGTTGCAGTTATGGAGTACGCCCGCAATATTATGGGATTAAAAGATGCTACGTCTGAAGAAATATCTGCCCATGCGGAGCATCGCGTCATCATTTTC
The DNA window shown above is from Metarhizium brunneum chromosome 1, complete sequence and carries:
- the URA7 gene encoding CTP synthase, which encodes MRVVLVSGGVISGVGKGIIASSSGLLLKTLGLRVTAQKLDPYLNTDAGLLNPLEHGECFVLADGGETDLDLGNYERYLGIQLSNESNMTTGKIYKLVLDKERRGDYLGKTVQVVPHITDAMQEWIERVAKIPVDDSGEEPDVCIIELGGTVGDIESAPFIEALVQLRHRLGRENFFSIAVSYVPIINGEEKTKPTQHAIKQMRMAGLIPDMVACRCERELDDGTIQKIARSCQVEYEQVIGVRDMETIYQVPLLLEQEGLLKQLRKGLALDNTTLPPARVQKGQALWDIWTKTVSPKHHLQPVNIALVGKYVTLDDAYLSVHKALEHSAMRCGRKLNLVSVDSEHLEHDMQQKDPTKYHNAWKALCEAEGIIVPGGFGSRGVEGMIETTKWARERKVPFLGICLGLQVAVMEYARNIMGLKDATSEEISAHAEHRVIIFMPEGSKEQMGGTMRLGTRTSHFKPGTEWSKLRAMYGGADVVEERHRHRYEVNPEYIEDLENAGLSVTSLDDQGVRVETIELKDHPFFVGLQAHPEFTSKVLSPSPALLGFVAASAGCFNEISKAAPKKELLVNGASDASF